The genomic region CGGCAGCGCGCCTTGCGTGCAGCTGCACTGTAGCAGCTCCTTCGCGACTAGACGTCGGACCTTGGTCTGATCGCACCCTTCCACAAAGGCCTATTCCTGGCTCGAACCCCGCCTTCTCCGCAGCTGCTTTGGAAGCCATGAAAGCCCGAGGGACTGATCGCCGCTCTCTCGCGCTGCTATTGGGTCGTTTGAACGTTCATCCAGGGCGGCACGACACGTACAGACCCGTGCTTATAATGGTGGCGAGACCTTCGGTCGCGGAGGCGAAGACGATCGTTCTTTCGCCTCAGCGACTGAGGTGGCCCCACCCACGCGTTACGCCACATCAGAGTTCTCTTACGAAGGGTCGAGGGGACGCTTAATGAGATTCATCTCGGGGTCTAAAAGACGAAAAACGAAGACCCTCGTCACGTACCAGAACCTGGAATCGGCATTTTGGGTAATCGGAGGAGGACCGCGGGTCCCCTTATGGCATATCGCTATATCACCCTCGTCGTGTTGAGCACCCGTGCGTGGTAATCGAGCGGCTCTCTCTCCTTCTCGTGCGCTTTTGCCTTCGCTGTCTCGCCCTTGAAATCAGTGTATATTATGGCAATATACATCGATGATTGATTGGGAGCGGATAACGGGCTTCGACTGGGACGCGGGAAACGCCCGCAAGAGCGCTGAAAAGCACAGCGTGGGCCAGGCAGAAGCGGAGCAGATGTTTTTCAACGAGCCACTGCTGACGGTTCCCGACGCAAGGCATAGCGCCGAAGAGCAACGCATCCACGCTCTTGGGCGCACCGACGACGGAAGGCTGCTTCATGTCACCTTCACGCTTCGGCAGAACGCTACGAAGATACGGGTGATCTCGGCCCGGGACATGAGCCGCAAGGAGCGGAGCTATTATGAGCAAGACGCTTAAGCCAACTCCGGAATTCAAGACGGAAGCGGAAGAACGGGCCTTCTGGGAAAGTCAGGATTCCGACGATCATATCGACTGGGACAAGGCGGAGCGCGTGCGCTTGCCGAACCTGAAGCCATCCTCGACATCAATCTCGCTGCGGCTACCGAACGCGCTTCTTGAACGGATAAAGGTCGCGGCCGGCAGACGCGACGTACCCTATCAGTCGCTCATCAAAATCTGGCTCGCAGAGAAGGTCGACACTTCGGGTGGGCAACGCTGACGTCCGCGGATTGACGCAAGCGTTGCATAGTGGCAGGCACCCGTTCATCGTGACCTATCGGGCAGTAGCATGCCTCGCCACGCCCGTCCTGTGGACGTCTCGATCTCTGATTGAAAGGCTCAATCCCTTCTTTCGGCATCGCGAAGTTCGGTGAGGACACCGTAGGGCATGCGCCGTCCCCAACCGGTTTTCCTGCATCTACGCGGCTCCGCATTCATTTCCATGAGGATCGGCGACCATCGGCCAGATATTTCTCGGTGCCCGGCGATAGGGCGTCTTGGCCGGATTGTTAGGATAAGGCGTCCCCGCGGAACAATAGAGGATTTCGGCCGCGATCTTCGAAAACGACGCGAAGAAGTGGTTCGTAGATTTGATGACCAGGATCTTCTTCTTCGTCGGGTCAATGCCCATGACCGTAAAGAGGCTGGCATCAAAGCTCTGGGCACGCGTCGAGTTCAAGATGATGTCGATGCCGTTCATAACCACATGAGCGGCATCGCCGAAGGGTGCCAGGCTCTCGCCGAACTGCATCTCGGCATCCTTCACAAGCTTGACGACCGTCACGGTGCCATCGATCGGATTTCCGGTGCCGGGCGCCGATTTCGCGCCGAAGCGAAGCGGAATCTCAGCGCCCTCCCCTGCCGCAAAACAGATCTGCACCGCCATCGGGTCCCAGATCGTGCCGATCGCCGTATCCTTCGCCTCATGGGTCAGCATTTCTTCGAGGATGACCGTGGCATCGCCTGCCGTACCGCCGCCCGGATTGTCCCACACATCGGCGATGACGACC from Rhizobium gallicum bv. gallicum R602sp harbors:
- a CDS encoding BrnA antitoxin family protein, which gives rise to MSKTLKPTPEFKTEAEERAFWESQDSDDHIDWDKAERVRLPNLKPSSTSISLRLPNALLERIKVAAGRRDVPYQSLIKIWLAEKVDTSGGQR
- a CDS encoding BrnT family toxin, giving the protein MIDWERITGFDWDAGNARKSAEKHSVGQAEAEQMFFNEPLLTVPDARHSAEEQRIHALGRTDDGRLLHVTFTLRQNATKIRVISARDMSRKERSYYEQDA